The DNA region cagtaatttcttGGAAGGCTactctttacttttacttgagtaataatATGCTGAAGAAGTGGTACTCCTACTTGAGTACAACttttgggtactctgcccacctctgctCATAGTTTAATTGTACCTGTaatattaaagcaaaaacatttgctgctcTTTTAATGTCATTACCTGGTGAAGTTTCTTAAAGACATGGCTGATGCACCAAATATGTTGCACCACATATGTTGTATCCACAGGTAAACCCATCATAGAGAACATCACTGATGCCATCTATGGCAGCAGGAAAACCATCTGTGTGATCAGCCGCAGCTACCTGCAGAGCGAATGGTGCTCCAGAGAGATCCAGATGGCCAGGTATCTCcatttaatgagaaaataagaATATGGATGCttcataaaacaatttcaacCTTTCCAACTACCAATTGCAGAATCAGAAACTCCCAGTGGTACTAATAGTAAAACACGCAAAACCTTATTTGACCtcactgattaaaaaaatgagaacattagttcaagatttacattttttgttatgaCAGACAACAAGCGAGGATTTTGTGAGTTGAATAGGAATTTCTGCATAGATCTAATTCATTTTTCACCTGACCTCTTGCAGTTTCCGCCTGTTTGACGAGAAGAAAGACGTGctgattctgttgtttttggagGACATCCCTCCTCAGCATCTGTCTCCTTACCACCGCATGAGAAAGctgctgaagaaatgcacctACTTAAGCTGGTCTAAGGCTGAAAAACATGCAGGAGTTTTCTGGCAAAACGTCCGGAAACTCTGCAGACAAAGAACGATCCCCCTGAAAACCCAGGTCTCCTAACTGGACCAACACAATGCTGAGAGAAGTGAAAGAGTGTAATCCCATTGACAAGCTCCCACTAAAGATTTCTGAACAGGGAAATCCTAAACAGCATAATTACtgtattgaccctttgcaactacaTCACTTAATCATTCCcggcgccatgatggacgtcggaAGTGAGGGACGGGAGTACTGGGCAAagcgactgaaattgttttccaaagtagtttttgccagtttattcatggtTTCTTCTTGTTCGAGTCAAACTAATTTTTCTGTGtacgtaacacacctggttggggctcacAGACGGCACATTTACAAAAGCTGcaaacagctagcttagaaaccgacccctacctcctccctcctgacgtgttgatcaaattaccgactttgcctgaattcacaccacatgatttacgTCACCGTGTCATAAACAGCGCTTCTCCTCACACCGGAGGAGCCTTTAAAACGTAAAGACGACGACACGCTAACCAGTTTTCctccatacatgctaggctacatgacggtgtGGCATTATCTCCATAGTTACCAATGGTTAGACACGTACCTTCTCCATAACGCGATATTTGATATCTTTCTAACTACACTTACTTTTAAAGTATATGaacgttaatcttcttaccttgtaaaaaagtgtttgctgcAAATCCGCGATTGCACCGAGGGCTGCCAGTCATTGTGATTAACGGCTGCTATGCATCGCCACCGCCATCTTTGctcattaaaagttatacaATAAGATGACAAGATTGGTTTCTATCCTTGTCTGATTATGCTGCCGACCGCGCAGCATCCtatgaccatttttaaagtgaaatcaactaaatgaAAGCGATTTTTGGTTACCGGCTGCCTGTTGTTTTACAGGCTTTAAATTAGAGCATCGGTTGTTTCCGTCCATCATGGCGGAGTGGGCGGAGTTCTGAAGAGCGTGACGTGATCACACCAGTGGTCAGGGTTGTATCTTCCTGTTTTCTATATTCAGTAACTGAACATCAGAAGTGGCAGTGAGTCTGTAGGTGTTGGCTTGTGTCTTTCACAGAAATAAGGAGGAAGTCTAACAACGCAAACGTTTTATGCTTCGCTTGACACAAGCAGCTTCACTGTGAGTATCAGAAACTTCACTGATTCAATCAGTCACTGGAAATTCCTACATTTAAGGaatattttgttaattaaaagTTGCTCCTATTCTGTGAGAAAGAACACTTTATGTGTAATTGTTTCTAAGctaatgcaggaaaaaatagtGATTACATAAAGATGCTGCAAGTTAAATAATGTCTATTCTtaacaaactaaaacataagTATTCCAGTTTAGGTTTTGCAAGAAATTACAATCTTGGATAAATTTTTGACTGTTATTTAGGTAGATGCTGTGAATCTGTTtgcttagtttgtttttgtgctcaTTTTTTTGTCCAGCTGTAGTTGTTGTATcccattttcaacaaaaacatcttaaagtgTTGTTCAAAGTTTCTGTCACCTATGCCAAAATCATCATGTTTATGAATGGAGCAcgtaaaaaaacataatttaaaacacaaaatgttttggtgATATGCATTTTTATCAGCTTGACTACAAACTTTTAGAAGAAACtaagtacatttttatgaaaagatgATCTGTAGATTATTGTTGAACATAAATGtagaatttaaataataaaagaaaagcattgattaaaaaaattatgcagCGTCAATGTTGGTTTATTTTCTTGGTGAAGAAACATTTCTTATTGTTggcagaaggaaagaaagatgaatcactctttctttaaaaacattcagcaaaATTACCGAATGACTACACCCAATTCTGCTTtcagtaaaagtttaaaaatgtctgtgctGCAGTTTTCTCAGGACCTTGCAAACATATtgctattattttttaaatcttgtaaaCCACAGGGCAGCAAAGAGTGACAAatgtaaatctgatttttttttaaaaagaaccaaaacagTCATTCAttcgtttttcttttggatattgcttcaattatttgtttttatctctccCCAGATTTGTTTCTTAGCCATTCTAACAGTTCAGTAGGTATTTTCTGTGACTTTGTTGCTTAGTTTTCTGCCTTGATAATCTACTAGTTCAACTGAATTTTGCACAGGAGGAACAAATTTTTGAAACATCTCAAGGATTCAGTAGAAACCAGATGCATCATAGTTAAGGATGGGAATATTTTTGTCAGATATGttcaaatgtttcactttttttatctgaaaacatgATATTTTCTAAAGTTTTCCAGAAGAAAGCTTTGTCATTAACTAAGGAAGTTGCACTAagtgttttttctctgttttcaggttttctgcAGACAACCATCATGGAACAACACTGACAAAAATCCTGACCTAAAGCAAGCATGGCTGCAAGAGGGTGTGTGCTTtcacatttcacactcaaactTCTCTGCCTCTTGCTTTATATCAACGTTTCGCTGCCTTTCTCATTGAAAAACTGCACAATACCTCATGAGGAAAGTTCCTCTGCTGAAGTTTCGCTGGACTGTGCAAACAGGAAGCTTGTGACTATCCCTGACGACATCCTGAAAGATGCTGTTTCAGTAAAACTTGGACACAATTTCATTCAGAGAGTTCACCAAAGAGATTTTTGTGGTATGTCTAAGATGAAAATTCTGGATCTTGAGTACAATCATGTCGTTCAGGTGGATGATGGCTCTTTCACTGATCTGGTGTCACTGAAAGCTCTCTACATGAGTAAAAACCAACTTACCAACCTGACGAGCAACGTCTTTCAGGGCCTGTCCAGCCTCACCGTGCTCGACCTCTCTCAGAACCTAATCCAGTTCATCCATGAATCAGCATTTCGGGTTCTGACCAGCTTAGAAACTGTGAACTTCCAGGAAAATATGCTCCAACGAATTGTTGACATTCAGCCCATCCTACAACTACCACAAATTCACACCCTCGACCTTACTAACAATCTATTCTACTCTTTTGAAACAAAAGATCTCCATCTGAATTTTTCTTCAGGTCTTAAAGAGTTGTCTGTTCATAGTCATAACCTCATAAAATTTGGTATCACAACACCAGTTTTTCCTCATCTCCATAAATTAGAGCTTTCTATGTCTTTGAAAAATACTTCACGATGGGATTTACCAGACAAACCACTGCTAAAGAATGTGACACATCTGTGTCTTGAAATGCTTCCACTTTCCAATGAGGAGATTCAAAAAGCCCTGCAGACTTTTGACTCAATTTATCACCTACGTCTAAATTTTATATACATCCGGATTAGGGATGGACTGTTGGCCATTGCCTGCAAAATACCAACATTGAGGAAGTTGGATTTGTCTACAATCGATTTCAGTAATTATACTCTTGAACTTGCACAATGCTCTCAACTCACAGATCTTGATCTGTCCCTTTGTCTAATAAGTGAACTTCCACAAGGATCAATAGACTCAATGAGGCAAATGAGGTTTTTTAACGTGAGCTACAACAAGCTAAAAAAGATCCCGCATGACATCAGGAGCCTCTCCTCCCTTGAGATCTTGATTATGAATGATAATATCATTTCCAACTTAGGCTGTGAGGATTTTGTGAACACCACACATCTTACAGAACTACACCTAAATGGTAACAGGATTGCCAAGCTGCAGAGATGTGTCCTGGAAAGTCTTACTAACCTAAAGCTTTTAAATTTGAGCGACAATTTGCTCGTGACGTTCAAAGCCTCCACCAAAGTTGGCCTACAGAAGCTTGAGATCTTGGATTTAAGTCAAAACTTTATAAAACTTCTTAATAATTATGATTTCCGAGGCTTACGGTCCTTGAAACATTTGAATGTGACATCGTACtttttagaaaatctaaaatattatacatttttgGGACTAAAAAGCCTAAAATCGTTTTCTGGATCATTTCCACTATATTTAGTAAATTTGAGAACTTTGCCACAGTTGGAAAAGATTCAAGTCAACTTCATTTACAATGGACCTTTCAGAACTCCTTATTTAAAAACCTATGAAGACTCCATCAGgataaaatcattaaaaagtgTCTCGATGGCTCACCAGGGTCTGCTCTACTACCTGGCACAAGGAGTCCTTCACAACCTGAAACATCTGGAATATTTTAAAGCTGAGAATATTTATTTGAGTGCTCCATACTCAGACACGTTTCAGTTCAATCAGAAGCTGAGGAGTCTGATATTTACGAAGACGGATTTGTCAGAGTTGCAACCTGAACTGTTTCTTCCAATCCCAAACCTGGAGAGTCTCGATCTCTCCGAGTCTCAGCTGAAGTCTTTGGATTTCCTGGTACACGCTAATCTTTCTGCTCTCAGATATCTGAAACTGACCGGCAACGAGTTGAATGTGATTAACAAGACAGTTTTCCAGTCTCTACCCTCTCTAACGTTCTTGGACCTGGACAAAAATCCATTCACCTGTGAATGCTCAAACGCAGATTTCATCCAGTGGGCAAAGAGCAACACGCAGACCCAGGTGGTAAACGCTCATCAGTACGTATGCTCCTTTCCTGTGTCCAGACGGGGGAGCTTGTTGCTGGACTTTAATTTCCAGCCCTGTTTGGATGATGGCGGGTTTCTCTGCTTCGTTTCCAGCACTTGTCTGGTTGTTCTGACTCTCCTCTCATCTTTCGTCTACCACTTCCTGAGGTGGCATCTCACCTACACCTTCCACCTCCTCCTGGCCTTTCTCTACGACAGCAGGAAGGGGAGGAAAAGAGACCTTCACCAGTTTGATGCCTTTGTGTCGTATAACGTCCATGATGAGGACTGGGTTTACAGAGAGATGCTTCCTGTGTTGGAGGGTCAGCAGGGCTGGAGACTCTGTCTGCACCACAGAGACTTCCAGCCAGGTGACCTCTGGTTTTATCTGAGCTATTTTAatcatgtttcagatcaaatcaAGAGAAGACGTTTTACATATATAGTTTTTCCCCGATGGTTTTCTTGAGAAGAATTAATTTCCTGATGGTTTTTCCAAGATAGCGAGTTACTTTCCTGAAAAAGATTTTCTGCATAATCTTTTTCCCAATAGTTAATTTaccattttaaacatattttattcccATGTATTTCTGGAGATAAGTTAATTTactgttttccaaattttttttccaatatttcgtttttttttttaaacaatgagtTAATTTCTCGttttgcatatatatattttattccgactgttttttcaaaataagttaatttcttcatgttttttttaataacaggaAGATTAAGCCTGAATGACTCATTTAATCGGCATAAAAACATCAATAGTTTTATCATTATCTGTGTTTTGTTAGACCAActatttcattgtttatttttgaatctgattttaaactgttgctgtttttatcaTAACCCTCTCATATCGCAGGTAAACCCATCATAGAGAACATCACTGATGCCATCTATGGCAGCAGGAAAACCATCTGTGTGATCAGCCGCAGCTACCTGCAGAGCGAGTGGTGCTCCAGAGAGATCCAGATGGCCAGGTGGGGGCGCTGTCTTTAAACAGTCAATCTCAAGAATAAAGCtcttaaatataaacatatcaGCTGCTTAGACTCTGTTTTATTGACCAAAGTTAAACTGTAAAGCAACATTTTATCtattatattcattttattattcagaaTGTTTATTATGTGAAGCCTATGAATTTTCTACCTATAGGGGGCGATGTCTCTCCATAAATCATTTCatcttttaacaaaatatacgTTTTTACTCTATATAAGTCATTATCACTGACAGATATTTGATATTTCTcaacaaacaaatatattcaactgggaattttttaaaaatgtatttcttactttttaaagttgatcaTGAGAAACcttaaagtgtaataaaattacttCTCAGGAACATGTGCAACTTCACTGCAAAATAGGAAACACGAGAGAACATgtcattcatttaaattaataatattaatacaaGTTTAAAATAACTGGAGCAGGGACAGGAAACGCTAGACGAAGATGTTAAAGAACGTAAAAGGTTTCATGTATGGTAATCCTATATTAACAAACTGATTAATTTGTCTTAGTGGACAGAACACAAACAATGCCAAAAATGTAGCACGAGTTCTCTGAtgctcaaaaacaaacacaagaagaaaaattTGTTGGTGTTTCCCCTTATTCTGTCCagacagacataaaaacataaagaaaacataacttgCTCACAGTTTAGCTAAATGTGTTCGTCCTGCTCTCACATGAATGCATAAGGCCTGCATGCTGCTCAGTATATAAATAGATTGATAAAATAAGGTGttgcaatatttaatattatgttGCATATCAGAAATACTGATTAATTTGCATTTGAAATCCTTTCAGATATACTTTACTTAGGATTTATGTCTTAGATCAAATGTTTCGATATCTTTCAATATCTTGAATTAGGCGATATTTCTTGGAAAGTGTTCTGCAACTGTAAATCAGTGTTTGATaactttacagtttttcttttacctgaTTTCTTGCAGCTTTCGCCTGTTTGATGAGAAGAAGGATGTTCTGATTCTGCTGTTCCTGGAGGAGATTCCTGCTCGTCATCTGTCTCCATATTACCGCATGAGGAAGCTGGTGAAGAAACGCACCTACCTGAGCTGGCCTCAGGCTGCACAACATCCGGGAGTTTTCTGGCAGAACGTGCAGAGAGCTCTGCAGACAGGGGGCGCTGTCGCTGAAAACACGGACCTGCTGGCCGGACCAGCAGGACGATGAGGCGTCACAGATCTCTaagaaacaaaagataaatgagGAAAACATGTAAATCTTGATCTGTAAAACCCTCAcacttatttctttttataataatttcaatgcttaaaaaactgaacatcgtatttcttttaaaatacgATTAAAAATCACAACGCTAAACATGCCAACAGTTTATCAGTGAGTTGCATTCATTCATGAACTCCTCTGGATGAAACAaaagtataaacagaaatatCAGAAGAAAACTGATGTgtgtttctattatttattttattttttagtgatGTGAATCTTTactataaaacatttgagctgcaCTTAGTTGTGTCTTTTACTCTTTAAGGCAAATTTtgccagttttagattttgaacctaaatgtaaCTTTGTGAAAGAcaaacttacagcagtaagtcgtgttaactttttattaattttgtaaaacctcaaaaagttgaataaactagagtttttaagttaacactttaaaaaactgagagaagaaaatgacaGTAGGAGCTTAGCGGCATtttttgtatcctgagatggaagtgcgttacattgatctgactcttgttttattaagacaaatgttcattttaatgtcctgttcacactaaatgtttctgaactGAATTCATTTGGGATATTTTACAAAACTCATTTTCAGATCAGAAATGTTGTTCATGCcacttaaaacaagataattattaattaattattctaaaataaaataagtatttatcTTAAAGTATAAAAGGCTctgatattttttgtattttattttgtaatattggTTTCGGAAGTACCCTAGGAAGTGACGTAAGTCTCAGTTAGTGCTGCGTTACCGCTCATGAGAGCAACTTAATGTACTTCCGGGTCAGTTTTGCTACATTCTTAGCATGTGAGACCGCATTCCTGGTGTAGTCCTGAGAAGTGATGCTCCGAGTGTTAAGTTGATGACAGAAAGTAAGTACTGCATTTAGCGTGCAGTTTGTTTATTCTAGATTCAGTTTGTTATATGTGTTAACGACGGGAGACCGAGTATGCGATGTTGTGGGGCTCTCTGAGCGCCGGGAACTCAGTTGAACCTGCTCAGCCTTCGTAGGTTTACCTTAAATCCCATTGTTTGTAACTGCATTTCGGCTGCATCTGTTCTTGCTTTCCATTGAGTTATTGCGGCAGATATATGCGCTGCCTGCTGCCGCCATTGTGTAGTGATTTTATCTGGCCACATGATGGCGCCAAAGTGCCTCTTATGCTAAACTGAGCCGAAGGGCTGCCTGTGTTCGTGTTTTCACCGAGGCTGCGCCTAATGATGTAACCTTTACGTAAATTGagttattggggcctgccatgcaaagcaatggcaggaacctattactattgtcggagaaaagcgtctctttaatctttatttttcttccgtaaccgttaatgcggctcataccgctgcgtgcacacctacaaatgaggtatcaaaacgtgcagaaaattcacgccattggagctattacttttggtgggatttgggcttaacgtggcgacataattcgcaaaaaactacgaaaaaaaccccattataagtcaatgggaaaaatcctagaaataccctatttttgaggattttctgtgtcgtcacgaattcacgtagaaatgccattcaaatttcattttgtagatacgtctgtgatctcttcgaaagtgaagacggctcgtcgataccagttacggtttgtccacaatttgcctctaagcgacccaaagtttctcatttttcctaaaattagagtgcgtctctcgctgattagagtgagaaatcaagagacctttttcaccccaaaataattttgaaatcgccatcacgctcacaaatatcgcacgattggtatcaaaatcggtcctcacattgatacgcatgtctgctccagtaaaatgttttcgaaatttatctagatcgtacggttttctgtcacggtgcttcagagcaaagtcatgcgacaggattttctaggctgtctgaggctctgtcactaacagttcacaccttggtgagaaacttatttaacatagcaacggaactcaagaggctattggctgctgattaggactacaaatacgcatcactgtagttctaactatagtggaaccctcagttgaaacagatcaggactgaactggcctttagaactactttctgctatgggctgtatataactgatttaactcagtaactgttacacatgggattaggttggccctttgaaatgaagtttaacaaaaattccaaaataaaagcctttaatatttttacatcaactacttgtgttttgagcattatataactgattttatccaatgactgttattcatggtattagtttggccctttgaaatgaagcatactgaaaatttcaaaataaaagccttgaatatttttacatgacgtaattgctctttttggctttatttgactttctcatccaatgactgttacacatggtattagtttggccctttgaaatgaagcttaacaaaaatttcaaaataaaagccttgaatatttttacatcatgtaattgctctttttggctttatttgactttttcatccaaagcactgttacacatggtattagtttggccctttgaaatgaggcatactgaaaatttcaaattaaaagccttgacgattttacatcaggtatttgctcttttgggcattaggtgaatttattatccaaagcactgataaacataggattagtttggcgctttgaaatgaagcttaacaaacatttcaaaataaaagcctagaatatttttacatcaactacttgtgttttcagcattatataactattttatcCCCAtcactattacgcatgggattagtttggccctttgaaatgaagtttaacaaaacttccaaaataaaagctttgacaaaattttaaatcttactgaatgatgcacgtccaccttacttaacgttcttgtgattctccacatgctactgattacgttgcagcgttctttagcatcgatgctaatttgtagcatgacaacgccgggcccaaaccgacgggcacgccttggcaggccccggctaaatttcttccaaAATTTTCTAGTTTGTGTATGTTGTGGATTTACATGCAAATGTGGATGGTTGAGTTTATTTCTCATTAGAtattttgtttgagtttgtatTAGTTGAACCTCTATTCCTGTAATATGTTAGCCTAATggcgaggagaagcagctttcagcatctatgcaccacgaatttggaacaaacttccagaaaactgtaaaacagctgaaacactgacttcttttaaatctcaactgaaaacccacctgtttagaattgtatttgaaatgtaatcaattacaaatttattgatgtaacttgacttaatgattgattctatattgcattgtgattctgtgtttgttatgatgtaaagcactttgaaatgccttgctgctgaaatgtgctatacaaataaaatttgattgattgattgattgaatggCAATTTACTTGTTATTACAGACTGCTGGCAACACTGAGTATCAAGACAAATAAACCAGCTCACatctgaaattaaagttttgatcTCATGTCCTCCTTCCTGTATCCTGACCGATACACCATCCTGTTTGCTGCAAATAACTGAGAACCTAACCTAACTAACACTTAACTTCATATTGTGAGTagaaataatagagaaatgtggtTCTTTAATTAGGTGAGGgcaggtttttttcttgcatgttgtgaaataattatttggcttaaattgcagcattaagtttaaactcacaattcaagattaatgagttatcagaaatttaaaaaaaacaataagaaacaGTCGTTTCTTGTTACATCAACttcataaactttaatttctgagataaaaccaaaacaattttcttgttgacttgaATTGAATTTTCAAGACaacaggtggactttcattttccaGTTAAACCACCTCCAGtatgttttacagtgttgcTGAATGACTGTTTGGTCATGCAGGCGTTTTACTTGTCTACTTTCCTTTGTCCACTAGGTGTCACTGTCGTACAGCTTCTCATCAGGCTAATGGACGGTTAACGTGTGTTTATCACACACTTAAACATTATTACTCCTATTTAAATTTATAAGAGCGCATCATCAAACTGCTTTAATGGCAGAATATAATGTCTCTACTTCTTATTAACTAAATTTATCAAACATTTGatgcattaaaatgaaactaaagtACTAAAATGCTGTTAGAGGAAATCATTGAACAGTACATGTAGGAAGAGCGTAGCTTCCTTTCTGTTGGTGTTAAGAAGTGAAGCAACTCCTCGGTTCAGACATTTACAGCTTTGGGCATCAAACTGTGAGTACAAAAATGTGTTCTTGTCCTAATTTTATCCAACATTAAAGCATctaattttggtttttgtttggtgTATCAAAAGCTGTTTGGATATGGCAGGCTAGGTTTTTAGGAAGCGATGGCTTTATCTCAGCAATTTCCACAACAATAAACCGATCAGTTGTAATAAACAGTCAACACCCATGAAACGTCGACTGAACCTCTCAGGTGAAATGTGAAAGGTCATTAACTGAACCTGTTTAGTCCCAGTTTATTTCCTGCAAAATAAGTGCATTCATGTCGACCCTTGGACCTCCTTAATGTGTAATATTTATGCACTGTTACATTAATAATGcataaattacattacattttatgttggttatgCTATAATTGTTGCCATGCTTACATTTACTCGTTTTTGATACATGTAGGGATAAAATTCTCACTATGCATTAGTAGAAGATTCTTTAAAGAATACATATACaagatattttagttttatttgtttttgtattttactgaCTTCCTCTTATACAGACATTCACTTTCTGTGTAAAGACAGGAAGTAAAGAGGTTTAGTTATGTGACCATTCACACTACCTACATTAAATTGATATTGCTTATAGAGTATACAAcctattattttgttttataacttcAATTATCAgccaaaaaaacacttttagacCTTCAAGAAGTTACAAAAATGTCTGACACCAATTGTTGCCAATGGGATTAAATGGGTAATCCTAACCAAAGTGTTATTCTTccactacattttttttttgcaggtgaTTATCTTCAAATAATAATCATGGCCTCTGTAAATACTTTATCTTTATACTTTATTCTtaatcttttctttctgctgcttcctgttaACCCTTTGCTGGCGTTTTCATTGAAAAACTGTACAATACTTTACAAGGAGAACGTCTCTGCTGATGTTTCTGTGGACTGCACAAACATGAACTTTGTGACTGTCCCTGATTACATCCCTAAAAATACTGTGTCAATACAACTTGGACACAATCAActcttaaatattaatataaaagaCTTTTGCGGCATGTCAAAgctgaaaaatctgaatttaacaGTGAATAAAATTGCTTACGTTGAACAAGGGTCATTTATCGACTTGGTTTTATTGGAGACACTTGATATGGGAAATAACAAACTTACCAGTCTGACAGCCAACATGTTTAAAGGCCTGTCCAACCTCACAATTCTGGTCCTCAGCAAAAACAAGATCCAGCATATTCATGAATCTGCCTTCCAGTGTTTGACCAGCTTGCAAACTCTTGATATTGC from Xiphophorus hellerii strain 12219 chromosome 13, Xiphophorus_hellerii-4.1, whole genome shotgun sequence includes:
- the LOC116731611 gene encoding toll-like receptor 13: MKDEHRVINYFDIQSCWDEGNFFFFVSSSSLVVLTLLTSFVYHFLKWHLIYMFHLFLAFLYDSRKGKKADSHQFDAFVSYNSQDEDWVYREMLPVLEEEQGWRLCLDHRDFQPGKPIIENITDAIYGSRKTICVISRSYLQSEWCSREIQMASFRLFDEKKDVLILLFLEDIPPQHLSPYHRMRKLLKKCTYLSWSKAEKHAGVFWQNVRKLCRQRTIPLKTQVS
- the LOC116731670 gene encoding toll-like receptor 13 — encoded protein: MAARGCVLSHFTLKLLCLLLYINVSLPFSLKNCTIPHEESSSAEVSLDCANRKLVTIPDDILKDAVSVKLGHNFIQRVHQRDFCGMSKMKILDLEYNHVVQVDDGSFTDLVSLKALYMSKNQLTNLTSNVFQGLSSLTVLDLSQNLIQFIHESAFRVLTSLETVNFQENMLQRIVDIQPILQLPQIHTLDLTNNLFYSFETKDLHLNFSSGLKELSVHSHNLIKFGITTPVFPHLHKLELSMSLKNTSRWDLPDKPLLKNVTHLCLEMLPLSNEEIQKALQTFDSIYHLRLNFIYIRIRDGLLAIACKIPTLRKLDLSTIDFSNYTLELAQCSQLTDLDLSLCLISELPQGSIDSMRQMRFFNVSYNKLKKIPHDIRSLSSLEILIMNDNIISNLGCEDFVNTTHLTELHLNGNRIAKLQRCVLESLTNLKLLNLSDNLLVTFKASTKVGLQKLEILDLSQNFIKLLNNYDFRGLRSLKHLNVTSYFLENLKYYTFLGLKSLKSFSGSFPLYLVNLRTLPQLEKIQVNFIYNGPFRTPYLKTYEDSIRIKSLKSVSMAHQGLLYYLAQGVLHNLKHLEYFKAENIYLSAPYSDTFQFNQKLRSLIFTKTDLSELQPELFLPIPNLESLDLSESQLKSLDFLVHANLSALRYLKLTGNELNVINKTVFQSLPSLTFLDLDKNPFTCECSNADFIQWAKSNTQTQVVNAHQYVCSFPVSRRGSLLLDFNFQPCLDDGGFLCFVSSTCLVVLTLLSSFVYHFLRWHLTYTFHLLLAFLYDSRKGRKRDLHQFDAFVSYNVHDEDWVYREMLPVLEGQQGWRLCLHHRDFQPGKPIIENITDAIYGSRKTICVISRSYLQSEWCSREIQMASFRLFDEKKDVLILLFLEEIPARHLSPYYRMRKLVKKRTYLSWPQAAQHPGVFWQNVQRALQTGGAVAENTDLLAGPAGR